DNA sequence from the Candidatus Omnitrophota bacterium genome:
AAGCTTCCTCGTGTTTTTACCCAAGAAGGCGTAGCTATGCTTTCAAGCGTATTAAATAGCGAGCGCGCAATTATGGTCAATATCCAAATTATGCGCGCTTTTGCCCAATTGAGGCGTATGCTTTTAACCAATAGAGACCTTAAGCGTAAAATTGAAGAAATGGAAAAGAAATACGATAAGCAGTTTGCTATTGTATTCCAGGCTATTAAACAATTGATAGATACCCCCGCCTTTACAGGCGGGGTTCTTTTAAAAGCCAAACTTCGTTTGTCCTGCGTCTTCCTTCCCCTGCATTGTCACGTATCTTCGTATTGCTTCCTCACTAATCCCTACGGTTGAAACG
Encoded proteins:
- a CDS encoding ORF6N domain-containing protein, which encodes MSNSIAAEIIATKILVIRGKKVMLDIDLAVLYVVKTGRLNEQVSRNIKRFPGDFMFQLTKEEALNLKSHFATSSWGGIRKLPRVFTQEGVAMLSSVLNSERAIMVNIQIMRAFAQLRRMLLTNRDLKRKIEEMEKKYDKQFAIVFQAIKQLIDTPAFTGGVLLKAKLRLSCVFLPLHCHVSSYCFLTNPYG